From a region of the Salvelinus alpinus chromosome 2, SLU_Salpinus.1, whole genome shotgun sequence genome:
- the LOC139554025 gene encoding zinc finger and SCAN domain-containing protein 32-like, with protein sequence MTKFQYLNVYLTERLMQAAEEILRVVADTISEYQEEISRTKRENQYLKRHLITPVLPPAPQPILSWVSEPQTPPEQQHCDQEWRLSLGQEDTEPTQIKEEQGELGTSQEEEQHQVPESDYKEDSISTLPCVKNYKDRPQPSHLSRTKTVENSVRDSLLTNTTGQIKTEPDGYGVLLSEPTSDSPQSQPVSEVSPDSSRTQSQNTENTESVPIVLRDLERRPEEDTQTHSCTQCGAVFCELSQLEAHMPSHTVPDSGDTSHRQIMCTVCWKSFTSTSYLKVHQRSHTKEKPFHCGVCGKSFSYSGKFREHQRIHTGERPYRCYVCGKRFNQSAHLKAHLRVHTGEKPYSCPVCGKGFSQSSQIKRHLRTHIQGR encoded by the exons ATGACTAAATTCCAATATCTGAATGTGTATCTGACTGAGCGTCTCATGCAAGCTGCTGAGGAGATACTAAGAGTTGTCGCAGACACGATCTCCGAGTACCAGGAAGAAATATCCCGGACAAAGAGAGAAAACCAATACCTGAAACGACACTTGATCACACCGGTCCTACCGCCGG CGCCTCAGCCCATTCTCTCTTGGGTCTCAGAGCCGCAAACTCCCCCTGAACAACAGCACTGTGACCAGGAGTGGAGGCTCAGTCTGGGCCAGGAGGACACAGAGCCCACACAAATTAAAGAGGAACAGGGTGAACTCGGGACCAGTCAAGAGGAAGAGCAGCATCAAGTACCGGAGTCTGATTACAAAGAAGACTCCATATCTACTCTTCCCTGTGTGAAAAATTATAAGGACCGACCTCAGCCTTCACATCTTTCCAGAACCAAAACTGTGGAGAACAGTGTGAGGGACTCTCTACTGACCAACACAACTGGACAGATCAAAACAGAACCTGATGGCTATGGAGTATTACTATCAGAACCAACCAGTGACTCCCCTCAGTCTCAGCCCGTCTCTGAAGTAAGTCCAGACTCTTCTAGAACACAAAGTCAGAACACTGAGAACACGGAAAGTGTTCCTATTGTTCTGAGAGATCTAGAAAGGAGACCAGAGGAggatacacagacacactcatgtACTCAGTGTGGAGCCGTGTTCTGTGAGCTTTCCCAACTGGAGGCACACATGCCATCCCACACAGTACCAGACAGTGGTGACACTAGTCACAGGCAAATCATGTGCACAGTCTGTTGGAAGTCATTCACATCTACCAGTTACCTCAAGGTCCACCAGCGTTCTCACACTAAGGAAAAGCCCTttcactgtggtgtgtgtggcAAGAGCTTCAGCTACTCAGGGAAGTTCAGGGAACACCAGcggattcacacaggagagagaccttACCGCTGCTACGTGTGTGGTAAACGCTTCAACCAGTCAGCCCACCTGAAGGCCCACCTGAGGGTACACACGGGGGAGAAACCCTACTCCTGTCCTGTCTGTGGGAAAGGATTCAGTCAGTCCAGCCAGATCAAGAGACACCTCAGAACTCACATCCAAGGGAGGTAG